In Streptomyces capitiformicae, one genomic interval encodes:
- a CDS encoding pentapeptide repeat-containing protein encodes MEQRSGDVLQLHDLRADCGSCFGLCCVALPFAASSDFAVDKAAGKPCGNLRDDFRCGIHTRLRDKGFTGCTVYDCFGAGQKVSQVTFGGRDWRTGGREHARRMFDVFPVVRQLHELLWYLAEALTLPAARPVHADVRRVRDETERLTGRTAGELAELDVAAHRQRVNELLLRTSELMRAGAGRKKNRRNADLIGARLKGADLSRADLRGAYLIAADLTGADVRGADLIGADLRDTDLTDADLTGAFFLTQPQLDAARGSAGTRLPTSVTRPGHWAA; translated from the coding sequence ATGGAACAAAGATCTGGTGACGTCCTCCAGTTGCACGATCTGCGCGCGGACTGCGGCAGTTGCTTCGGGCTGTGCTGCGTGGCGCTGCCCTTCGCCGCCTCGTCCGACTTCGCCGTCGACAAGGCCGCGGGCAAGCCGTGCGGGAACCTGCGGGACGACTTCCGCTGCGGGATCCACACCCGGCTCCGGGACAAGGGCTTCACCGGTTGTACGGTCTACGACTGCTTCGGCGCCGGGCAGAAGGTCTCCCAGGTCACCTTCGGCGGTCGGGACTGGCGTACGGGCGGCCGGGAGCACGCCCGGCGGATGTTCGACGTGTTCCCGGTCGTACGCCAACTCCACGAACTGCTCTGGTACTTGGCCGAGGCACTGACGCTTCCCGCCGCCCGTCCGGTGCACGCGGACGTACGCCGGGTGCGGGACGAGACCGAGAGGCTGACCGGGCGGACAGCGGGGGAGCTGGCCGAGTTGGATGTCGCCGCACACCGGCAGCGGGTGAACGAGCTGCTGCTGCGGACCAGCGAACTCATGCGGGCGGGCGCCGGGCGCAAGAAGAACCGCCGGAACGCCGACCTCATCGGCGCCCGTCTCAAGGGAGCCGACCTCAGCAGGGCCGATCTCCGTGGCGCCTACCTCATCGCCGCCGACTTGACCGGCGCCGACGTGCGCGGCGCGGATCTCATCGGCGCCGACCTGCGCGACACCGACCTCACGGACGCCGACCTCACAGGCGCCTTCTTCCTCACCCAGCCCCAGCTCGACGCGGCCCGCGGCAGCGCCGGGACTCGCCTCCCGACGTCAGTCACCCGCCCCGGTCACTGGGCGGCGTGA
- a CDS encoding alpha/beta fold hydrolase, translating to MSVSYRQPGVVLTDRRFTVPLDHDDPAGERIELYAREVVASDKAKAELPWLVYLQGGPGFGANRFIGRQAWLERALKEYRVLLLDQRGTGASTPANRQTLPLRGGPREQADYLAHFRADSIVRDCEAIRPEVTGGAPWTVLGQSFGGFCTVTYLSTAPEGLSAAVITGGLPTLDGHADDVYRAAYPRIERKVAAHYARYPQDVERARRIAEYLLEHEPVLNGGYRLTVEAFQSLGILLGRGDGSHRLHFLLEDAFVTTPDGPALSDVFQEEVQSLLSFAGHPLYALVHEACYGQGGRPTAWSAERVRAEFPQFDAAKTLTGDGPLLFTGESIHPWTFDTDPALRPLRDTAEELAARTDWAPLYDPARLAANDVPVAAAIYHDDMYVDTAHSLRTARSIKGLRTWVTDEFEHDGVRAGGPRVLDRLLALARDEE from the coding sequence TTGTCCGTCAGTTACCGGCAGCCCGGTGTCGTGCTCACCGACCGTCGCTTCACCGTCCCCCTCGACCACGACGACCCGGCGGGGGAGCGGATCGAGCTCTACGCGCGGGAAGTCGTCGCGAGCGACAAGGCGAAGGCCGAACTGCCCTGGCTGGTCTACCTCCAGGGCGGCCCCGGCTTCGGAGCGAACCGTTTCATCGGCCGTCAGGCCTGGCTGGAGCGGGCCCTGAAGGAGTACCGGGTGCTGTTGCTGGACCAGCGCGGCACCGGTGCCTCCACCCCCGCCAACCGCCAGACGCTTCCGCTGCGCGGCGGCCCCCGTGAACAGGCCGACTACCTCGCGCACTTCCGCGCCGACTCCATCGTCCGCGACTGCGAGGCCATCCGCCCCGAGGTCACCGGCGGCGCACCCTGGACCGTCCTCGGACAGAGCTTCGGCGGCTTCTGCACGGTCACCTACCTCTCCACCGCGCCCGAGGGGCTGAGCGCCGCCGTCATCACCGGCGGCCTGCCGACCCTGGACGGTCACGCCGACGACGTCTACCGCGCCGCCTACCCGCGCATCGAACGCAAGGTCGCCGCGCACTACGCCCGTTACCCGCAGGACGTGGAGCGGGCCCGCCGGATCGCCGAGTACCTTCTCGAACACGAGCCCGTCCTCAACGGCGGCTACCGGCTCACCGTCGAGGCCTTCCAGTCCCTCGGCATCCTCCTCGGCCGCGGCGACGGCAGCCACCGGCTGCACTTCCTGCTGGAGGACGCCTTCGTCACCACCCCCGATGGCCCCGCCCTCTCCGACGTCTTCCAGGAGGAGGTCCAGAGCCTGCTGTCGTTCGCCGGACACCCCCTCTACGCCCTCGTCCACGAGGCCTGTTACGGCCAGGGCGGGCGCCCCACGGCCTGGTCCGCCGAGCGGGTGCGCGCCGAGTTCCCGCAGTTCGACGCCGCCAAGACGCTCACCGGGGACGGGCCGCTGCTGTTCACCGGAGAGTCCATCCACCCCTGGACCTTCGACACCGATCCGGCGCTGCGCCCCCTGCGCGACACCGCCGAGGAACTGGCCGCCCGTACCGACTGGGCACCCCTGTACGACCCGGCCCGCCTCGCTGCCAACGACGTCCCGGTCGCCGCCGCGATCTACCACGACGACATGTACGTCGACACCGCTCACTCGCTCCGGACGGCCCGCTCGATCAAGGGCCTGCGCACCTGGGTCACCGACGAGTTCGAACACGACGGCGTACGGGCGGGCGGACCGCGCGTGCTCGACCGGTTGCTGGCGCTGGCGCGGGACGAGGAGTGA
- a CDS encoding FUSC family protein — protein MRDVRGVWAAIGPKVTKWRQDPVIVQSVRSAAAATVAYVVALQVSSEAAPLTAPLTALLVVQVTLYATLTNGIRRVNSVVAGVVIAIGFSVLVGLTWWSLALLILASLAVGHLVRVSEYVPEVAISAMLVLGVTEVGDTAWARVFETLIGAVVGLAFNFLFAPPVWVEAAGESIEDLARRMRRLMIRVGEEAADRTPVEAAAAHLDEARKLDFDIVEVDAALKQAEDSLKLNPRVREGLLHRVVLRTGLDTLEICTVVLRVLARTLTDLAREREPEPLFSPQVGAAIERLLAEIGDAVVSFAVLVTTDVSRSAESAEARLAAELSTAAATRDKLAQLLLDDIQRDPRQWQLHGAVLTEVNRMLDELDTEHRSQRLLEELDRCTREQRERSPRLTRLRERLRIPSPLRRNRSALAGRTK, from the coding sequence ATGCGAGACGTACGTGGTGTGTGGGCCGCGATCGGCCCCAAGGTCACAAAATGGCGGCAGGATCCGGTGATCGTGCAGTCCGTGCGATCGGCGGCGGCCGCGACGGTGGCCTATGTGGTGGCCCTGCAGGTGAGCTCGGAGGCGGCACCCCTGACGGCTCCGCTGACCGCGCTGCTCGTCGTGCAGGTCACCCTCTACGCCACGCTCACCAACGGCATCCGCCGCGTGAACTCGGTGGTGGCCGGCGTCGTCATCGCCATCGGCTTCAGCGTCCTGGTGGGTCTCACCTGGTGGAGCCTCGCCCTGCTGATCCTCGCCTCACTGGCCGTCGGCCATCTGGTGCGGGTCAGCGAGTACGTGCCCGAGGTGGCGATCAGCGCGATGCTGGTGCTCGGCGTGACCGAGGTCGGCGACACGGCATGGGCGCGCGTGTTCGAGACGCTGATCGGCGCGGTCGTCGGGCTCGCCTTCAACTTCCTGTTCGCTCCCCCGGTGTGGGTCGAGGCCGCCGGTGAGTCCATCGAGGACCTGGCCCGCCGGATGCGGCGGCTGATGATCCGCGTCGGCGAGGAGGCCGCCGACCGCACCCCCGTGGAGGCCGCGGCGGCCCACCTCGACGAGGCCCGCAAGCTCGACTTCGACATCGTCGAGGTGGACGCGGCCCTCAAACAGGCCGAGGACAGCCTGAAGCTCAATCCACGCGTACGGGAGGGCCTGCTGCACCGGGTCGTCCTGCGCACCGGTCTGGACACGCTGGAGATCTGCACGGTGGTCCTGCGGGTACTGGCCCGTACCCTCACCGACCTCGCCCGGGAGCGGGAGCCCGAGCCGCTGTTCTCGCCCCAGGTGGGGGCGGCCATCGAACGGCTGCTGGCCGAGATCGGTGACGCGGTGGTCAGCTTCGCGGTGCTGGTCACCACCGACGTCAGCCGCAGCGCCGAGTCCGCCGAGGCCCGGCTGGCCGCCGAGTTGTCCACGGCCGCCGCGACTCGCGACAAGCTGGCACAACTGCTGCTCGACGACATCCAGCGGGACCCCCGCCAGTGGCAGCTGCACGGTGCCGTACTGACGGAGGTCAACCGCATGCTGGACGAGCTGGACACCGAGCACCGCTCCCAGCGGCTGCTGGAGGAGCTCGACCGCTGCACCCGTGAACAGCGCGAGCGCTCCCCGCGCCTCACGCGCCTCCGCGAGCGCCTGCGCATCCCTTCTCCCCTTCGGCGGAACCGGTCCGCCCTCGCCGGACGTACTAAGTGA
- a CDS encoding GNAT family N-acetyltransferase yields MTGRHDDPGGVRLVPWSEGDFWLLRRINSPRMTEYLGGPETEEELVARHRRYLEVGEGQMCRITLADTGESAGSIGYWAHEWEGDMVWETGWQVLPEFQGRGLAARAARTVVDMVRNTGTHRYLHALPRVDNAASNAVCRKAGFTLLGEMSVEYPKGQWSMSNNWRLDLERT; encoded by the coding sequence ATGACGGGCCGCCACGACGATCCGGGCGGGGTGCGCCTTGTGCCCTGGTCGGAAGGTGACTTCTGGCTGCTCCGGCGGATCAACAGCCCGAGGATGACCGAATATCTGGGCGGCCCCGAGACAGAGGAGGAACTCGTCGCCCGCCACCGGCGCTATCTGGAAGTGGGGGAGGGGCAGATGTGCCGGATCACGCTGGCCGACACCGGGGAGAGCGCGGGTTCCATCGGCTACTGGGCCCACGAGTGGGAGGGCGACATGGTGTGGGAGACGGGCTGGCAGGTGCTGCCCGAGTTCCAGGGCCGGGGCCTCGCCGCACGGGCCGCCCGCACGGTCGTCGACATGGTCCGGAATACGGGCACCCACCGCTATCTGCACGCGCTTCCCCGAGTGGACAACGCCGCGTCGAACGCGGTGTGCCGCAAAGCCGGGTTCACGCTGCTCGGCGAGATGTCCGTCGAGTATCCGAAGGGGCAGTGGAGCATGTCGAACAACTGGCGGCTGGACCTCGAACGCACATGA
- a CDS encoding PIG-L deacetylase family protein, with translation MTDDPQKDQPDQLTPMPDDWRRALAVVAHPDDLEYGCSAAIAAWTDAGREVAYVLATRGEAGIDTLPPAECGPLREREQRASAAVVGVSEVEFLDHKDGVIEYGLALRRDIAAAIRRHRPELVITLNHRDTWGGVAWNTPDHVAVGRATLDAAGDAGNRWIFPELVEQGLEPWNGVRWVAVAGSSTPTHAVDATPGLDRAVASLLEHRTYIEALTSQDPETYVREFLTGYARTTGERFGGRPAVAFEVFAR, from the coding sequence ATGACCGACGACCCGCAGAAGGATCAGCCGGACCAGCTCACACCCATGCCCGACGACTGGCGGCGCGCCCTCGCCGTGGTGGCCCACCCGGACGACCTCGAGTACGGCTGCTCGGCGGCCATCGCCGCCTGGACCGACGCCGGCCGCGAGGTCGCGTATGTCCTGGCCACCCGTGGTGAGGCGGGCATCGACACCCTGCCGCCCGCCGAGTGCGGCCCGCTGCGCGAGCGCGAGCAGCGGGCCAGTGCCGCCGTCGTGGGCGTGAGTGAGGTCGAGTTCCTCGACCACAAGGACGGCGTGATCGAGTACGGCCTCGCCCTGCGCCGGGACATCGCGGCCGCCATCCGCAGACACCGCCCCGAACTGGTCATCACCCTCAACCACCGCGACACCTGGGGCGGCGTCGCCTGGAACACCCCGGACCATGTGGCCGTGGGCCGCGCCACCCTGGACGCCGCCGGCGACGCCGGGAACCGTTGGATCTTCCCGGAACTCGTGGAGCAGGGACTGGAACCCTGGAACGGCGTCCGCTGGGTCGCCGTGGCCGGTTCCTCCACCCCCACCCACGCGGTGGACGCCACGCCCGGCCTCGACCGCGCGGTCGCCTCCCTCCTCGAACACCGCACCTACATCGAGGCGTTGACGAGCCAGGACCCGGAGACATACGTACGGGAGTTCCTCACCGGCTACGCACGCACCACCGGGGAGCGCTTCGGCGGCAGACCGGCGGTGGCCTTCGAGGTGTTCGCCCGATGA
- a CDS encoding DUF2470 domain-containing protein has translation MGDRHTWTAAPAAAERARSVLAAAWSCAVTAEGGREEFVGAHTVTEDGRVILCVPEDSTLVAAAICAPRGEPSAVLEFADVAPVPVRGRIRARLWLAGWFAPKDGDLEFRPTRIVLREPSGAVVVDLDEFAAAAPDPLVTAESRLLTHLADAHPDAVERLTRLVPHDSLHGAVRVQPLAVDRHGLTLRIERARGNGDVRLTFHKPADTVAQLAERMHILLTQASAASCPRALQRQRTDGDG, from the coding sequence ATGGGTGACCGTCACACCTGGACGGCCGCGCCCGCCGCGGCGGAGCGTGCCCGCTCGGTGCTCGCGGCGGCGTGGTCCTGCGCGGTGACCGCCGAGGGCGGCCGCGAGGAGTTCGTCGGCGCACACACCGTCACCGAGGACGGCCGGGTGATCCTGTGCGTCCCCGAGGACAGCACGCTCGTCGCCGCCGCGATCTGCGCACCCCGCGGTGAGCCGTCCGCCGTGCTGGAGTTCGCCGACGTCGCGCCCGTCCCCGTGCGAGGCCGTATCCGCGCCCGGCTCTGGCTGGCCGGCTGGTTCGCGCCCAAGGACGGCGACCTGGAGTTCCGGCCCACCCGTATCGTGCTGCGCGAGCCGTCCGGCGCGGTCGTGGTCGACCTCGACGAGTTCGCCGCCGCCGCACCCGACCCGCTGGTCACGGCCGAGTCCCGTCTGCTGACGCACCTCGCCGACGCACACCCCGACGCCGTCGAGCGCCTCACCCGGCTCGTCCCGCACGACAGCCTGCACGGCGCCGTACGCGTCCAGCCGCTCGCCGTCGACCGGCACGGCCTCACCCTGCGCATCGAGCGGGCCCGCGGCAACGGCGACGTACGGCTGACGTTCCACAAGCCCGCCGACACCGTGGCCCAGCTCGCCGAGCGCATGCACATCCTGCTCACCCAGGCCAGCGCCGCCTCCTGCCCCCGCGCCCTACAGCGGCAGCGCACAGACGGCGACGGGTGA
- a CDS encoding lactonase family protein, which yields MASEAGRNPGGWSRRRVLGMLAATAVPASLAGCSRSDGTAAGPTPSAPARGASTPTAPSAAEAGAQTAAASPSPTLSGPRPLFLGTYTSADGGGTGIGVATYDARSGRITGKGTISGVGDPSYLAAHPDGRTLYAVNERAEGGVTAVRLSDRKVLDTRSSGGEAPCHLSVHPSGRWLLSANYGTGSVAVHPVEDSGALGERTDLVVHRSPAPGPGQEGPHAHYIAASPDGGHVLAVDLGTDAVYTYGLDESRGTLTEVSRARTRAGAGPRHLTFHPEGRYAYLANEVDNTVAVCAYDPGSGKLTPGDPQPTGTGSGTSYPAQLLVTPNGSYAYLANRGHDSLTRYAVEEGGARLRLLDTVPAGGGFPRQIAFSPDGSLLFAAHQRSSTVGVFHVDGESGELRSAGEPFASPVAVCALPL from the coding sequence ATGGCGAGTGAGGCGGGACGGAATCCGGGCGGCTGGAGCAGGCGCCGCGTCCTGGGGATGCTGGCGGCGACGGCCGTTCCGGCGTCCCTGGCCGGTTGCTCCCGTTCCGACGGGACGGCCGCCGGACCTACGCCGTCCGCACCGGCGCGGGGCGCCTCGACGCCGACAGCGCCCTCGGCGGCGGAAGCGGGGGCCCAGACGGCAGCCGCCTCGCCCTCCCCCACCCTCTCCGGCCCCCGGCCGCTGTTCCTCGGCACGTACACCTCCGCCGACGGCGGCGGCACCGGCATCGGGGTCGCCACCTACGACGCCCGAAGCGGCCGTATCACGGGCAAGGGAACGATCTCCGGTGTCGGCGACCCGTCGTATCTCGCGGCGCATCCGGACGGACGGACGTTGTACGCCGTCAACGAGCGGGCGGAGGGCGGTGTGACCGCCGTACGGCTGTCGGACCGCAAGGTCCTCGACACCCGGAGCAGCGGCGGCGAGGCCCCCTGCCATCTCTCGGTGCACCCGAGCGGGCGGTGGCTGCTGAGTGCCAACTACGGCACGGGCAGTGTCGCCGTGCACCCCGTCGAGGACTCGGGGGCCCTGGGCGAGCGCACGGATCTGGTCGTGCACCGCAGCCCGGCACCGGGCCCGGGCCAGGAGGGCCCGCACGCGCACTACATCGCCGCGAGCCCTGACGGCGGACACGTCCTCGCCGTCGACCTGGGCACCGACGCGGTGTACACCTACGGGCTGGACGAATCCCGGGGCACGCTGACCGAGGTGTCGCGCGCGCGGACGCGGGCGGGGGCGGGTCCCCGGCATCTGACCTTCCATCCCGAGGGGCGATACGCCTATCTCGCCAACGAGGTCGACAACACGGTCGCGGTCTGCGCCTACGACCCGGGGAGCGGCAAGCTCACGCCGGGCGACCCACAGCCCACGGGGACGGGCTCGGGCACGAGCTATCCGGCGCAGCTCCTCGTGACGCCGAACGGCTCGTACGCGTATCTCGCCAACCGGGGGCACGACAGCCTGACGCGCTACGCGGTCGAGGAGGGGGGTGCCCGGCTGAGGCTCCTGGATACCGTGCCGGCGGGCGGGGGGTTCCCCCGTCAGATCGCCTTCTCACCGGACGGGAGCCTGCTGTTCGCCGCACATCAGCGGTCGAGCACGGTCGGGGTCTTCCACGTCGACGGCGAGAGCGGTGAACTGCGGTCCGCGGGCGAGCCGTTCGCGTCACCCGTCGCCGTCTGTGCGCTGCCGCTGTAG
- a CDS encoding LacI family DNA-binding transcriptional regulator, with amino-acid sequence MSQSVGIKDVAAAAGVSVGTVSNVINRPDSVASGTRARVLAAIDRLGYVRSESARQLRAGRSRIMGLLVLDMGNPFFVDVARGAERAARDAGLGVMVCNSAQSAGEESEYLSLFAEQRVRGVLLTPADATGRNIEAFRRHGIPFVLVDRVAEGTTECSVSVDDVAGGALAVRHLVDAGHRSIAYVSGPAGLNQVRDRRTGALNALHEAGLGPKALRELPTERLDVAAGRDAGARLLGLAARPTAVFCANDLLALGVLQAMYAAGVSVPDDLAIVGYDDIEFAAAAAVPLTSVRQPAVTMGALAAELLLEETEAETAPDRHEHRRVVLQPELVVRRSSLSAR; translated from the coding sequence ATGTCGCAGTCGGTGGGTATCAAGGACGTCGCCGCGGCCGCCGGAGTCTCCGTCGGCACGGTGTCCAACGTCATCAACCGGCCGGATTCGGTGGCCTCCGGGACCCGCGCCCGTGTGCTGGCCGCGATCGACCGCCTCGGTTATGTCCGCAGCGAGTCGGCGCGTCAGCTGCGGGCGGGGCGCAGCCGCATCATGGGGCTGCTCGTGCTCGACATGGGCAACCCCTTCTTCGTCGACGTCGCGCGCGGTGCCGAGCGGGCCGCGCGCGACGCCGGGCTCGGCGTGATGGTCTGCAACAGCGCGCAGAGCGCGGGCGAGGAGTCCGAGTATCTGTCGCTCTTCGCCGAGCAGCGGGTGCGGGGCGTCCTGCTCACGCCCGCCGACGCCACCGGGCGCAACATCGAGGCGTTCCGCCGGCACGGCATCCCCTTCGTTCTCGTCGACCGGGTCGCCGAGGGCACCACCGAGTGCTCGGTGTCCGTCGACGACGTGGCGGGCGGCGCGCTCGCGGTACGGCATCTGGTCGACGCCGGCCACCGCTCCATCGCGTACGTCAGCGGACCGGCGGGCCTCAACCAGGTCCGCGACCGCCGCACGGGCGCTCTGAATGCCCTGCACGAGGCGGGGCTCGGCCCAAAGGCCCTGCGTGAACTGCCCACCGAGCGCCTCGACGTGGCCGCCGGCCGTGACGCGGGTGCCCGCCTCCTCGGCCTCGCCGCCCGCCCGACCGCCGTCTTCTGCGCCAACGACCTGCTCGCCCTCGGCGTGCTCCAGGCCATGTACGCGGCCGGCGTGAGCGTCCCGGACGACCTCGCCATCGTCGGCTACGACGACATCGAGTTCGCCGCCGCGGCCGCCGTCCCCCTCACCTCCGTACGGCAGCCCGCGGTCACCATGGGTGCCCTCGCCGCCGAACTGCTCCTGGAGGAGACCGAGGCCGAGACCGCGCCCGACCGGCACGAGCACCGGCGGGTCGTGCTCCAGCCGGAGTTGGTCGTACGGCGCTCCAGCCTCTCGGCACGCTGA
- a CDS encoding BNR repeat-containing protein gives MKRRTLLGAALAGAVVTPALGSATARAADPGPSVTQTGNTLLDSQAIFFVSYDGLVNNNAFQKNALLTYQGYQYAVWYTADRNAVVGRRVRGSSTWSTVKVGHTLRYNDSHNVISMGVSKIDGRLHLNMDSHSDGFTYVKSVAGLMDNPAGLSWTTSRFGAPQSTLDGLALTSQFTYPQFISMPDGKLQLSYRAGISGNGRNAIAEYNGTSWTNLGEWTSSTGTYTSEHGSSTARNMYLHGIDYDRDGRLHAMFTWREQNGAVMCNGGGITNHDTGYVYSDDLGRTWRNNAGTVVGTTGGSDKVSVTDAGLVVDALNPDHSLMNQESQWTDSAGRPHAIISYVPGRFGQCTTNYVADRTANGRAFLVRKSSSGAWAKTEIPVALNSSQRTKLVMDKYDNAYAIFPFGRIAGASAASGHTDWKILFDGSGLNAFGEVVFDEMRIAQDNVLSVMYQVKSTGTTPSALRVIDFALPA, from the coding sequence ATGAAGAGACGTACGCTGCTGGGCGCCGCACTCGCCGGTGCCGTGGTGACCCCCGCACTCGGCTCCGCCACCGCCCGCGCCGCCGACCCCGGCCCCTCCGTCACCCAGACCGGCAACACGCTGCTCGACAGCCAGGCCATCTTCTTCGTGTCCTACGACGGCCTGGTCAACAACAACGCGTTCCAGAAGAACGCGCTGCTGACCTACCAGGGCTACCAGTACGCCGTCTGGTACACCGCCGACCGCAACGCCGTCGTCGGCCGCCGCGTCCGCGGCTCCAGCACCTGGTCCACCGTCAAGGTCGGCCACACCCTGCGCTACAATGACTCCCACAACGTGATCTCGATGGGCGTCTCCAAGATCGACGGCCGGCTGCACCTCAACATGGACTCCCACAGCGACGGCTTCACCTACGTCAAGTCCGTGGCCGGCCTGATGGACAACCCGGCCGGGCTGAGCTGGACCACGAGTCGCTTCGGCGCCCCCCAGTCCACCCTGGACGGGCTCGCGCTCACCTCGCAGTTCACGTACCCGCAGTTCATCTCGATGCCCGACGGCAAGCTCCAGCTGAGCTACCGCGCCGGCATCTCGGGCAACGGCCGCAACGCGATCGCCGAGTACAACGGCACCTCCTGGACCAACCTCGGCGAGTGGACGTCCTCCACCGGCACCTACACCAGCGAGCACGGCTCCTCGACGGCCCGCAACATGTACCTGCACGGCATCGACTACGACCGCGACGGGCGCCTGCACGCCATGTTCACGTGGCGTGAGCAGAACGGCGCCGTGATGTGCAACGGCGGCGGCATCACCAACCACGACACGGGCTACGTCTACTCGGACGACCTGGGCCGCACCTGGCGCAACAACGCGGGCACCGTCGTCGGCACCACCGGCGGCTCCGACAAGGTCTCCGTCACCGACGCGGGCCTCGTCGTGGACGCGCTCAACCCCGACCACTCGCTGATGAACCAGGAGAGCCAGTGGACCGACTCCGCCGGCCGACCGCACGCCATCATCAGCTACGTCCCCGGCCGCTTCGGCCAGTGCACGACGAACTACGTCGCCGACCGCACCGCCAACGGCCGTGCCTTCCTCGTCCGCAAGAGCTCCTCCGGCGCCTGGGCGAAGACCGAGATACCGGTGGCGCTGAACTCCAGCCAGCGCACCAAGCTGGTCATGGACAAGTACGACAACGCCTACGCGATCTTCCCGTTCGGCCGGATCGCCGGTGCCTCGGCGGCCTCCGGACACACCGACTGGAAGATCCTTTTCGACGGCTCCGGGCTCAACGCCTTCGGTGAGGTCGTCTTCGACGAGATGCGGATCGCCCAGGACAACGTCCTGTCGGTCATGTACCAGGTGAAGTCCACCGGTACGACGCCGTCCGCGCTCCGCGTCATCGACTTCGCACTGCCCGCCTGA
- a CDS encoding DUF5999 family protein has product MCTHRPVCPSADSPHHHTAAIVSAHPEQGWSLLCNGTIVFDDTGELLPDGSVVAPQRTLGHALAA; this is encoded by the coding sequence ATGTGCACGCACCGGCCCGTATGTCCCAGCGCCGACAGCCCGCACCACCACACCGCCGCGATCGTCTCCGCCCACCCCGAGCAGGGCTGGAGCCTCCTGTGCAATGGCACCATCGTCTTCGACGACACCGGTGAACTCCTGCCGGACGGCAGTGTCGTCGCCCCGCAGCGGACGCTCGGTCACGCGCTCGCCGCCTGA
- a CDS encoding L-rhamnose mutarotase gives MQRVCFLLKVREDRMDEYRERHAAVWPEMLEALSATGWHNYSLFLRDDGLLVGYLETEDFQAAQAGMEAAEVNARWQKEMAPFFESLDGARPDEAMKPLTEVFHLA, from the coding sequence ATGCAGCGCGTCTGTTTCCTGCTCAAGGTCCGTGAGGACCGGATGGACGAGTACCGCGAGCGGCACGCCGCCGTGTGGCCGGAGATGCTCGAAGCGCTCTCGGCCACCGGCTGGCACAACTACTCCCTCTTCCTGCGCGACGACGGCCTGCTCGTCGGCTACCTGGAGACCGAGGACTTCCAGGCGGCGCAAGCCGGCATGGAGGCCGCCGAGGTCAACGCCCGCTGGCAGAAGGAGATGGCGCCGTTCTTCGAGTCGCTGGACGGCGCCCGGCCCGACGAGGCGATGAAGCCCCTCACCGAGGTCTTCCACCTCGCCTGA